The Actinomycetes bacterium genome contains a region encoding:
- a CDS encoding Gfo/Idh/MocA family oxidoreductase — protein sequence MTSSSIGVAVIGAGMAGRAHAAGYRSATTLYDAGLPEVRLVAIADVNTAFATDTAQRFGYQRAESGWEAVAAAPDIDVVSVVVANPLHRRIVEGLLAAGKHVLCEKPMAPSVEDAQAMVAAAQASGREAAIGFTFRRSPAIAAIRDQVERGSIGRPLHFNGHYWCDYACDPGGPMSWRYKGGAGSGALSDIGSHLLDLAEFVCGPIQSVRGAVLSTFVTERALPLGTAMGHAAVAVSDEREPVENEDLVTFTTTFASGATGTLSASRVAYGLANSLGFELFTESGAATFDLARAGEFGFVDGAPSDVTQGYRQVLVGPAHPYLTKGLPMDFPGVGYGQNDLFAFQARAFLEQVAGLERLPRAPSFEEGLRNLRLLDAVVASAKSSGGDVVVDAPPVGPLGKD from the coding sequence GTGACGAGTTCGTCCATCGGAGTAGCCGTCATCGGCGCCGGGATGGCCGGCCGGGCGCATGCCGCCGGATACCGGTCGGCGACAACGCTGTACGACGCCGGCCTGCCCGAGGTCAGGCTGGTCGCGATCGCCGACGTCAACACCGCGTTCGCCACCGACACCGCGCAGCGCTTCGGCTACCAGCGGGCGGAGTCCGGCTGGGAGGCCGTCGCCGCAGCGCCGGACATCGACGTGGTCAGTGTCGTCGTCGCCAACCCGCTCCACCGCCGGATCGTCGAGGGCCTGCTGGCGGCTGGCAAGCATGTCCTCTGCGAGAAGCCGATGGCCCCGAGCGTCGAGGACGCGCAGGCGATGGTGGCGGCGGCGCAGGCCTCGGGCCGGGAGGCCGCCATCGGGTTCACCTTCCGCCGCTCTCCCGCCATCGCCGCCATCCGGGACCAGGTCGAGCGCGGCAGCATCGGCCGGCCCCTGCACTTCAACGGCCACTACTGGTGCGACTACGCGTGCGATCCGGGCGGGCCGATGAGCTGGCGCTACAAGGGAGGCGCCGGCTCCGGTGCCCTCTCCGACATCGGCAGCCACCTGCTGGACCTGGCCGAGTTCGTCTGCGGCCCCATCCAGTCGGTCCGCGGCGCGGTCCTGTCGACGTTCGTCACCGAGCGTGCGCTCCCGCTCGGCACCGCGATGGGGCACGCGGCGGTGGCGGTCAGCGACGAGCGGGAGCCGGTGGAGAACGAAGACCTCGTCACCTTCACGACGACGTTCGCGTCCGGGGCGACCGGCACGCTGTCGGCCTCCCGGGTCGCCTACGGCCTGGCCAACTCGCTCGGCTTCGAGCTGTTCACGGAGTCGGGTGCGGCCACCTTCGACCTGGCCCGCGCCGGGGAGTTCGGCTTCGTCGACGGCGCCCCGTCCGACGTGACCCAGGGGTACCGGCAGGTCCTGGTGGGGCCCGCGCACCCGTACCTCACCAAGGGCCTCCCCATGGACTTCCCCGGCGTTGGCTACGGGCAGAACGACCTGTTCGCGTTCCAGGCCCGGGCCTTCCTGGAGCAGGTCGCCGGCCTGGAGCGGCTGCCCCGCGCCCCCTCGTTCGAAGAGGGCCTTCGGAACCTCCGGCTGCTGGACGCGGTCGTCGCCTCCGCCAAGTCCAGCGGCGGCGACGTGGTCGTCGACGCACCCCCCGTTGGACCTCTTGGAAAGGACTGA
- a CDS encoding LacI family DNA-binding transcriptional regulator — MNEVAQGDAASARRRPRLEDVAARVGMSPASVSMVLSNAPGPSTATRQRVLEAAAQLGYRLDRTASLLARRRTHLVGVMMDVRSAFHAELVEDIHEAAEHQGYDVVLSTVTRTRDERRAIETLVDFRCEALVLLGPVAPASQLAALDRQLPVVVIGRRVAAAGVDVVRSADDEGVGQAVDHLAGLGHRAITFIDGGKGPIASDRRRGYRKAMRRHRLGDHIRIIPGDHTEEAGTRAAQTLLGEARLPGAVVASNDRCALGLLDALNRAGVDVPGALSVVGYDDSTLSRLAHVNLTTVSQDARRQAEHAVAAAVERLDDGRTAHREVVLTPHLVVRGTTAVPRTRAGASARGGTSQ, encoded by the coding sequence GTGAACGAGGTCGCGCAGGGCGATGCGGCAAGTGCCCGTCGCCGCCCGAGGCTCGAGGACGTCGCTGCTCGGGTGGGGATGTCACCAGCGTCAGTGTCGATGGTGCTGAGCAACGCGCCCGGTCCCAGTACGGCGACGCGCCAGCGGGTGCTCGAGGCGGCCGCCCAGCTGGGCTACCGCCTGGACAGGACCGCGAGCCTGCTCGCCCGCCGGCGGACCCATCTGGTGGGCGTGATGATGGACGTCCGCAGCGCCTTCCACGCCGAGCTGGTCGAGGACATCCACGAGGCCGCCGAGCACCAGGGCTACGACGTCGTGCTGAGCACGGTGACCCGCACCCGCGACGAGCGCCGAGCCATCGAGACGCTGGTCGACTTCCGCTGCGAGGCGCTCGTCCTCCTCGGCCCTGTCGCCCCGGCCTCGCAGCTCGCCGCGCTCGATCGGCAGCTGCCCGTGGTCGTGATCGGGCGCCGGGTCGCTGCGGCCGGCGTCGACGTGGTGCGGTCGGCGGATGACGAGGGCGTCGGTCAGGCCGTCGACCACCTCGCGGGACTCGGGCACCGCGCGATCACCTTCATCGACGGGGGCAAGGGGCCGATCGCGTCGGATCGCCGCCGCGGGTACCGCAAGGCCATGCGCCGGCACCGCCTCGGCGACCACATCCGGATCATCCCCGGCGACCACACCGAGGAGGCCGGCACGCGCGCCGCGCAGACGCTCCTGGGCGAAGCCAGGCTCCCCGGCGCGGTGGTCGCCTCCAACGACCGGTGCGCCCTCGGGCTCCTGGACGCGCTCAACCGTGCCGGGGTGGACGTCCCCGGCGCGCTCTCGGTGGTGGGCTACGACGACAGCACCTTGTCGCGACTCGCGCATGTCAACCTCACCACGGTCAGCCAGGACGCCCGGCGGCAGGCGGAGCACGCGGTGGCGGCGGCGGTCGAGCGGCTGGACGACGGCCGCACGGCGCATCGCGAGGTCGTGCTCACCCCGCACCTCGTCGTGCGGGGCACCACAGCAGTCCCCCGAACGCGGGCGGGAGCGTCCGCCCGAGGCGGGACGAGCCAATGA